The following are encoded together in the Kribbella sp. CA-293567 genome:
- the tyrS gene encoding tyrosine--tRNA ligase codes for MTEVPAVLERLRRTTDTVVGESDLIERLASGRRLRIKYGVDCTAPDLHLGHAVNLWMMRQLQDLGHQVVFLLGDLTTRIGDPTGRSETRPVLTPAEIDRNAASFLDQVSLVLRTDPEVFEVRRNSEWFGSMEVATLLELFSQVTHAQLMARDMFRERVAAGREIALHELIYPVLQGYDSFALGSDLTIVGSDQLFNEQLGRHFQQRLGAPAQAVVVTTITPGIDGGPKQSKSLNNYIALTATPKDKFGKLMSLPDTLVRTYAHVYTELPPDVVTGLGDAAAQGGPAARDAKLTLAAAVVTRYHGANVAKDERAAFLEQFSRRKVPADVPEVTVQAERPTILELLQAARPELSNSELRRLIRQGAVSIDNQKVFSHDRPVPLSAPLTLRSGSRTYHRIVRAGAGR; via the coding sequence ATGACCGAAGTACCGGCTGTGCTCGAACGGCTGCGACGGACCACCGACACCGTCGTCGGCGAGTCCGATCTGATCGAGCGGCTCGCGTCGGGACGCAGACTGCGGATCAAGTACGGCGTCGACTGCACCGCGCCCGATCTGCATCTGGGCCACGCGGTCAACCTGTGGATGATGCGGCAACTGCAGGATCTCGGACACCAGGTGGTCTTCCTGCTGGGCGATCTGACCACCCGGATCGGCGACCCGACCGGCCGCTCGGAGACCCGCCCGGTGCTGACGCCGGCCGAGATCGACCGGAACGCCGCCTCGTTCCTCGACCAGGTGTCGCTGGTCCTGCGGACCGACCCCGAGGTCTTCGAGGTACGCCGGAACTCCGAGTGGTTCGGCTCGATGGAGGTGGCCACCCTGCTGGAGTTGTTCAGTCAGGTCACGCACGCCCAGCTGATGGCCCGGGACATGTTCCGCGAACGGGTCGCCGCCGGACGCGAGATCGCCCTGCACGAACTGATCTACCCGGTGCTGCAGGGATACGACAGCTTCGCGCTCGGCAGCGATCTGACCATCGTCGGCTCCGACCAGCTCTTCAACGAGCAGCTCGGGCGGCACTTCCAGCAACGGCTCGGAGCCCCGGCGCAGGCGGTCGTCGTCACCACGATCACCCCCGGGATCGACGGCGGACCCAAGCAGTCCAAGTCGCTGAACAACTACATCGCGCTGACCGCCACGCCCAAGGACAAGTTCGGCAAGTTGATGAGCCTGCCCGACACGCTGGTCCGGACCTACGCGCACGTCTACACGGAGCTGCCGCCGGACGTTGTAACGGGACTCGGCGACGCGGCCGCTCAGGGCGGTCCGGCGGCTCGCGACGCGAAACTGACGCTGGCGGCCGCCGTCGTGACGCGGTACCACGGAGCGAACGTCGCCAAGGACGAGCGAGCGGCGTTCCTGGAGCAGTTCAGCCGGCGCAAGGTGCCCGCCGACGTGCCGGAGGTGACAGTGCAGGCCGAACGACCGACGATTCTGGAGTTGCTCCAGGCGGCCCGCCCGGAGCTCAGCAACTCCGAGCTCCGCCGCCTGATCCGCCAGGGCGCCGTCTCGATCGACAACCAGAAAGTGTTCAGCCATGACCGACCCGTTCCACTCTCGGCCCCACTCACCCTCCGCTCCGGCTCCCGCACCTACCACCGCATCGTCCGGGCCGGAGCCGGCCGGTGA
- a CDS encoding isochorismatase family protein yields the protein MTLLALDPRTTALVLIDLMPRIIALDTAPLAGPAVLERCVALAGSTRTAGGLVVNVRVERPGVDVQPEGSGLAPELGPRPGDVEIVKQTVGAFHRTGLDDVLRTRGIRTVALAGIATNFGVESTGRVADEHGYDTLYLTDAMTGLDGAAHDFAVSYIFPKFGTVCTAAEYAAALTPA from the coding sequence GTGACCCTTCTTGCTCTGGACCCTCGTACGACGGCCTTGGTGCTGATCGACCTGATGCCGAGGATCATCGCGCTGGACACAGCACCGCTGGCCGGCCCCGCGGTGCTGGAGCGATGTGTCGCGCTGGCGGGGAGCACCAGAACAGCCGGTGGGCTGGTCGTCAACGTCCGGGTCGAGCGCCCAGGCGTCGACGTCCAGCCCGAGGGCAGCGGCCTGGCTCCGGAGCTCGGCCCGCGGCCGGGCGATGTGGAGATCGTCAAGCAGACGGTCGGCGCGTTCCATCGCACCGGTCTCGACGACGTACTGCGAACTCGCGGGATCAGGACCGTCGCCCTGGCCGGCATCGCCACCAACTTCGGCGTCGAGTCCACCGGCCGGGTCGCCGACGAACACGGCTACGACACGCTCTACCTCACCGACGCCATGACCGGCCTCGACGGCGCCGCCCACGACTTCGCGGTCTCCTACATCTTCCCGAAGTTCGGCACGGTCTGTACCGCGGCGGAGTACGCCGCCGCCCTCACCCCTGCCTAG
- the gndA gene encoding NADP-dependent phosphogluconate dehydrogenase, giving the protein MSSAPAQIAVTGLAVMGRNLARNLARNGFRVAVHNRSQGRTDALIKEFGHEGEFTPATELAELVAALEQPRKIIVMVKAGEPTDAVIDELVPLLDEGDIVIDAGNAHFADTRRREDALKAKGLHFVGAGVSGGEEGALNGPSIMPGGSAESYESLGPILTKISAHVNGEPCCVHVGPDGAGHFVKMLHNGIEYADMQLIAEAYDLLRSVLGLSAPEIAEVFREWNTGDLESFLIEITAEVLSQVDESTGGPFVDIVLDQAEQKGTGRWTVQVALDLGIPVSGMAEAVFARSLSGDSVRRKAAAGVLAGPSEGKVSVDRDAFIEDVRHALYSSKLVAYAQGFDAIRAASDQYGWNIDLGAMATIWRGGCIIRARFLDRIKEAYDRDAALPSLLVDDYFKEAVVNGQDAWRRVVATAATAGVPAPGFSAALSYYDGLRAERLPASLIQGLRDLFGAHTYQRTDREGSFHLDWSGDRKEHSA; this is encoded by the coding sequence ATGAGTTCTGCTCCAGCCCAGATCGCCGTCACCGGACTCGCGGTGATGGGCCGCAACCTGGCCCGCAACCTCGCTCGCAACGGTTTCCGGGTCGCCGTCCACAACCGGTCCCAGGGCCGCACCGACGCGCTGATCAAGGAGTTCGGCCACGAGGGCGAGTTCACCCCGGCCACCGAGCTGGCCGAGCTGGTCGCCGCGCTGGAGCAGCCGCGCAAGATCATCGTGATGGTCAAGGCCGGTGAGCCGACCGACGCCGTGATCGACGAACTGGTCCCGCTGCTGGACGAGGGCGACATCGTCATCGACGCCGGCAACGCGCACTTCGCCGACACCCGCCGCCGCGAGGACGCGCTGAAGGCCAAGGGCCTGCACTTCGTCGGCGCCGGCGTCTCGGGCGGCGAGGAGGGCGCGCTGAACGGTCCGAGCATCATGCCGGGCGGTTCGGCGGAGTCGTACGAGTCGCTCGGCCCGATCCTGACCAAGATCTCCGCGCACGTGAACGGCGAGCCGTGCTGCGTGCACGTCGGTCCGGACGGCGCCGGTCACTTCGTGAAGATGCTGCACAACGGCATCGAGTACGCCGACATGCAGCTGATCGCCGAGGCCTACGACCTGCTGCGCAGCGTGCTGGGGCTGAGCGCGCCGGAGATCGCCGAGGTGTTCCGGGAGTGGAACACCGGCGACCTGGAGTCGTTCCTGATCGAGATCACCGCGGAGGTGCTGAGCCAGGTCGACGAGTCGACCGGCGGGCCGTTCGTGGACATCGTGCTCGACCAGGCGGAGCAGAAGGGCACCGGCCGCTGGACCGTGCAGGTCGCGCTCGACCTGGGCATCCCGGTGAGCGGGATGGCCGAGGCCGTGTTCGCGCGGTCCCTGTCGGGCGACTCGGTGCGGCGGAAGGCTGCGGCCGGCGTACTGGCCGGGCCCTCCGAGGGGAAGGTCTCGGTCGACCGGGACGCGTTCATCGAGGACGTGCGGCACGCGCTCTACTCGTCGAAGCTGGTCGCCTACGCGCAGGGCTTCGACGCGATCCGGGCCGCCAGCGACCAGTACGGGTGGAACATCGACCTGGGCGCGATGGCGACGATCTGGCGCGGCGGATGCATCATCCGGGCGCGCTTCCTGGATCGCATCAAGGAGGCGTACGACCGTGACGCCGCGCTGCCGTCGCTGCTGGTCGACGACTACTTCAAGGAGGCCGTCGTGAACGGCCAGGACGCCTGGCGTCGCGTGGTCGCGACGGCGGCCACGGCCGGCGTACCGGCTCCTGGGTTCTCTGCCGCGCTGTCGTACTACGACGGGCTGCGGGCGGAGCGGCTGCCGGCTTCGTTGATCCAGGGACTGCGGGACTTGTTCGGGGCGCACACGTACCAGCGGACGGACCGCGAGGGTTCCTTCCACCTCGACTGGTCGGGAGATCGCAAGGAGCACTCTGCGTGA
- a CDS encoding DUF6319 family protein: MTVDTFAAEAQTDAADTPEAAIDSPAALRTGTDTAEAANTSAPVTDAPVDGPAADASDDASADAAPVAEKPKKAPAKKAAPKKTKTLELTLTVTGTADGEWKAELKQGNSYIAKNLLVAAAAVSRAAKELHEDLSGPIDEVIDAAREQQAAKVAALEAELEAARKALAELDD; the protein is encoded by the coding sequence ATGACTGTAGACACTTTTGCAGCAGAAGCTCAGACCGACGCCGCCGACACTCCCGAAGCGGCGATCGACTCTCCGGCCGCGCTCCGGACCGGCACGGACACCGCCGAGGCGGCAAACACCTCCGCGCCGGTGACCGACGCGCCGGTCGACGGCCCGGCTGCCGACGCCTCCGACGACGCTTCCGCTGACGCCGCCCCGGTGGCCGAGAAGCCGAAGAAGGCTCCCGCCAAGAAGGCCGCGCCGAAGAAGACCAAGACGCTCGAGCTCACCCTGACCGTCACCGGCACCGCCGACGGCGAGTGGAAAGCCGAGCTCAAGCAAGGCAACAGCTACATCGCGAAGAACCTCCTGGTCGCCGCGGCCGCTGTCTCCCGCGCCGCCAAAGAGCTGCACGAGGACCTCTCCGGCCCGATCGACGAGGTCATCGACGCCGCCCGCGAGCAGCAAGCCGCGAAGGTCGCCGCCCTCGAGGCCGAGCTCGAAGCAGCCCGCAAGGCCCTCGCCGAGCTCGACGACTAG
- a CDS encoding 3-keto-5-aminohexanoate cleavage protein yields MTDPFHSRPHSPSAPAPAPTTASSGPEPAGEVAVLKACLNGDRSRADHPGVPITPAELAQSAYDAALAGAVAVHFHPRGADGRESLRWSDVEPAVSAVRARCPELALGVATREEIEPELDQRLALLSGWSAGPDFASVNWHEEGAEQVAGLLIERGIGIEAGLFTPDAARKFLTWSGPVVRVLVEALPGISPGADGVAAASAVLEVLPGGFELVVHGENEWAWPVLEWARSKRHGLRAGLEDMLTGPSGETVAGNGELVAWAKGSARQG; encoded by the coding sequence ATGACCGACCCGTTCCACTCTCGGCCCCACTCACCCTCCGCTCCGGCTCCCGCACCTACCACCGCATCGTCCGGGCCGGAGCCGGCCGGTGAGGTCGCCGTCCTGAAGGCCTGCCTGAACGGCGATCGCTCGCGCGCCGACCACCCCGGCGTACCGATCACTCCGGCAGAGCTGGCGCAGTCGGCGTACGATGCTGCCCTGGCCGGCGCGGTTGCGGTGCACTTTCACCCGCGCGGGGCGGATGGGCGGGAGAGCCTGCGCTGGTCCGACGTGGAGCCGGCCGTCAGCGCAGTACGGGCGCGGTGTCCTGAGTTGGCACTCGGTGTGGCGACCCGAGAGGAGATCGAGCCGGAGCTGGACCAGCGGCTCGCGCTTCTCAGCGGGTGGTCGGCCGGACCGGATTTCGCGAGCGTCAACTGGCACGAGGAAGGTGCCGAGCAGGTCGCCGGGTTGCTGATCGAGCGTGGGATCGGGATCGAGGCGGGGCTCTTCACTCCGGACGCGGCGCGGAAGTTCCTGACCTGGAGTGGCCCGGTCGTGCGGGTGCTGGTGGAGGCACTGCCCGGGATCTCGCCGGGCGCCGACGGTGTGGCCGCGGCTTCGGCCGTGCTCGAGGTGCTTCCGGGTGGCTTCGAGCTGGTGGTGCACGGAGAGAACGAGTGGGCCTGGCCGGTGCTCGAGTGGGCTCGCTCGAAGCGGCATGGATTACGAGCGGGGCTGGAGGACATGCTGACCGGGCCATCCGGCGAAACCGTCGCCGGGAACGGGGAACTGGTCGCCTGGGCGAAGGGCAGCGCTAGGCAGGGGTGA